From a region of the Coleofasciculus sp. FACHB-1120 genome:
- the pgeF gene encoding peptidoglycan editing factor PgeF — translation MAMLSRTNLNLGAGESQTSINTWHWRTWEGLPYLTCSLLERWSHGFFTQQSSPRSPAELVSVLHPDAKVYRVKQVHGNTVITPSEIEAAINEVPEAGDSLPPADGIVSQQAQQAVWVCSADCTPVLIADQQTGQVAAIHAGWRGTATRIVPQAIARFLASGSQIQNLLIAMGPAIAGDVYQVSVNVASEVGASIVPDKDPQQDTESIIDALQQLPHSPLLEDSQPGRVRLDVRRVNQLQLEQLGISNEQIAIAPHCTYQEPDYFFSYRRDKLKKVQWSGIVSR, via the coding sequence ATGGCGATGCTTTCCCGCACCAATTTGAACCTGGGCGCAGGAGAATCACAAACTTCGATAAATACCTGGCACTGGCGGACTTGGGAAGGATTGCCCTATCTAACTTGTAGTTTGCTCGAACGCTGGTCTCACGGATTTTTCACCCAACAATCTTCGCCCCGTTCTCCGGCAGAATTAGTCAGTGTTTTACACCCGGATGCTAAGGTGTATCGCGTGAAACAGGTGCATGGCAATACTGTAATAACGCCATCAGAAATAGAAGCGGCAATCAACGAGGTACCAGAGGCGGGCGATTCCCTACCCCCTGCTGATGGGATTGTGAGCCAGCAGGCTCAGCAGGCAGTGTGGGTGTGCAGTGCGGATTGCACTCCAGTTTTAATTGCCGACCAGCAGACGGGACAGGTGGCAGCGATTCATGCGGGTTGGCGCGGCACGGCTACCCGGATTGTTCCCCAAGCGATCGCTCGTTTCCTCGCTTCTGGGAGTCAAATCCAAAATCTACTGATTGCGATGGGTCCCGCGATCGCGGGTGATGTCTATCAGGTGTCTGTGAATGTGGCATCTGAAGTTGGGGCTAGCATCGTACCAGATAAAGATCCACAGCAAGATACAGAATCCATTATTGATGCCTTGCAACAGTTACCACATTCACCGTTATTAGAAGATTCGCAACCAGGACGGGTACGACTGGATGTGCGGCGAGTCAATCAGTTGCAACTCGAACAACTAGGAATTTCTAACGAACAGATAGCGATCGCGCCTCACTGCACCTACCAAGAACCAGACTATTTCTTCTCTTACCGGCGGGACAAACTGAAAAAAGTCCAGTGGTCAGGGATTGTGAGTAGATAA
- a CDS encoding iron uptake porin, whose protein sequence is MKSQWRIEKTASSALVFTAFGLLAVSLSPAMAATDIDPTTAAEAVQSSTQGFSTSTDLATGTDVTEAKPTANSLAVAASEGTLASANVLPEIKASLSEPAASSPTVAATQESATAANLTPLTETSQLQPAASLPKFSTSTSTSTKSPILSASRRSLDASSAASAETKEVRTLVDAATVSNPNTLQAQALPSEESSEQVLPAGDPLEMGNPEDMEANPLDQVTNVSQLSDVEPSDWAYEALRSLVERYGCIAGYPDGTFRGNRALSRYEFAAGVNACLQQIEKLIAASSADAATEADLETLRRLVDEFGPELATLRTRVDNLEGRTAFLESHQFSTTTKLFGQAVVGVQGRNENEFELFLNRKSTGNRLEDPNTNPNVISNVQLSLFTQFSPRSLLLTGLQAGSGNTGPRLLNNDMVFLGYEGDTGNDIVLSDLTYRQLIGNNFAFIIGPEGVNPVNVFRGANRVESAGQGPLSRFAQRNPIINTGGRGGLGFDWQVNPRISLQGVYSASRPADAFRGGIGGGQDGETAAGLQLVVSPLDTLDIGLQYVNSYSPFGRLGTGVGDDLVLLPTPAGRGPINTNAFGASLEFRATPNITIGGWGGYTTSDAQGISGNVETFNWMAYLNFPDLLGEGNLGGIYVGQPPKITSSDLPIGRNYPNFISEGGFGEEGGQPGSTTHVEAFYRFRVSDNITVTPGVMVLFNPLHNQDNDTITIGAIRTTFTF, encoded by the coding sequence CGCTGGCGGTAGCTGCATCCGAGGGAACACTCGCATCGGCGAATGTGTTGCCAGAAATAAAAGCATCGCTTTCCGAACCAGCAGCAAGTTCGCCCACCGTAGCGGCAACTCAAGAATCTGCCACTGCGGCAAATTTAACGCCCCTAACTGAAACAAGCCAGTTGCAACCGGCAGCTAGCTTACCAAAATTTTCGACATCTACTTCGACATCCACAAAGTCTCCCATTTTATCTGCTAGCCGTCGCAGCTTGGATGCCTCTTCCGCTGCATCTGCGGAAACAAAAGAGGTTCGCACTCTTGTAGACGCAGCAACTGTTAGCAATCCCAACACCCTGCAAGCTCAAGCGCTGCCCTCTGAAGAGTCTAGCGAACAAGTGCTACCAGCGGGCGATCCTTTGGAAATGGGAAATCCAGAGGACATGGAAGCCAACCCATTGGATCAAGTCACCAATGTTTCCCAGCTCAGCGATGTGGAACCGAGCGATTGGGCTTATGAAGCATTGCGAAGTCTTGTAGAGCGTTACGGCTGTATCGCAGGGTATCCCGATGGTACTTTTCGCGGCAACCGGGCACTCAGCCGCTATGAATTTGCCGCAGGCGTGAATGCCTGTCTCCAGCAAATTGAGAAATTAATTGCCGCTAGTTCGGCTGATGCCGCTACCGAAGCAGATTTAGAAACCCTGCGACGACTCGTTGATGAGTTTGGTCCGGAACTGGCGACTCTGCGGACGCGGGTAGATAACCTGGAAGGTCGGACTGCCTTCTTGGAAAGCCATCAGTTCTCCACTACGACGAAGCTATTCGGGCAGGCAGTCGTCGGCGTTCAGGGACGCAATGAGAATGAATTTGAGTTATTCCTGAACCGAAAATCAACTGGGAACCGATTGGAAGACCCGAATACAAATCCCAATGTCATTAGCAACGTCCAGTTGAGTTTGTTCACCCAGTTCAGTCCTCGCAGCCTGCTGCTGACTGGATTGCAAGCGGGTTCTGGAAATACGGGACCTCGTTTGCTCAACAACGACATGGTCTTCTTGGGATATGAAGGAGACACTGGGAACGACATTGTACTGAGCGACCTAACTTATCGTCAGTTAATCGGTAATAACTTTGCCTTCATCATCGGACCGGAAGGGGTTAACCCAGTGAACGTTTTCCGGGGAGCAAACCGCGTAGAAAGTGCTGGTCAAGGGCCGCTTTCCCGCTTTGCTCAACGCAACCCGATTATTAACACCGGGGGGCGCGGAGGCTTAGGCTTTGACTGGCAAGTCAATCCACGCATTAGCTTACAAGGCGTCTATTCTGCCAGCAGACCCGCAGATGCTTTTCGTGGAGGTATCGGCGGTGGACAAGATGGAGAAACCGCCGCTGGTTTGCAGTTAGTCGTATCGCCCCTAGATACGCTTGATATTGGTCTGCAATATGTCAACTCCTACTCTCCGTTTGGAAGATTGGGGACTGGCGTTGGCGATGATTTGGTTCTCCTCCCGACTCCGGCAGGCAGAGGGCCAATTAATACGAATGCTTTTGGTGCCAGTTTAGAATTCCGAGCAACGCCCAACATTACAATTGGCGGTTGGGGCGGCTACACAACTTCTGACGCGCAAGGAATATCAGGCAATGTAGAGACATTCAACTGGATGGCTTACCTCAATTTCCCCGATCTGCTTGGTGAAGGCAACCTCGGCGGTATTTATGTCGGTCAGCCGCCCAAAATTACCAGTAGTGACCTGCCAATTGGAAGGAACTACCCTAACTTTATTAGTGAGGGTGGCTTTGGAGAAGAAGGCGGTCAGCCAGGAAGTACAACTCACGTAGAAGCTTTCTACCGCTTCCGGGTTTCTGACAATATTACGGTCACACCAGGGGTGATGGTATTGTTTAATCCGCTTCACAACCAGGACAACGACACAATCACAATTGGTGCTATCCGAACCACTTTTACTTTCTAA